In the Drosophila virilis strain 15010-1051.87 chromosome 4, Dvir_AGI_RSII-ME, whole genome shotgun sequence genome, tgctgccaataCGCGGCGTATGATTGATTTAATTACCGTGCAACGCGATTTGTCTAACAACAGACGCAGCCCGCGCGGCTTTATGCTGGAGACTGTTGCGCCGCCCTTGACCTTTGGCCTTGCCAGCTTTTGGTCTTGTAAATAGTCTGCGAAAGCTACTGAAAGTTGCTTCAAAcgattgttgtttgttttttaataatagTACCTCGAGAGGACCTCATTTGCTTATgactatatgcatatttaattacgCAAACAAATGCTACATCAATTTATTTCGATACATTTTGAggtaaatttattttaagtatttcttaaaaaaacatgAATACTTATGTACCCATAAAAATTCTACATCATTTTATGTTGATACATTTGAggtaaaattgattttaagaattgttattaaaaatgGATTGGCATAATGTCACACTTGTTTGATGATTACCTCAGTCCGATTATGGAATGATACAACTCTTTGGTATCGTACTTAAAATCTCCGGTAAATATCGTTTGTTTCTGAAATGTTATACCCTTGAAAATACGTACGGCTCCCTGCTAtcaattaaatcaattctcCAATAATGTCAATCATCTTGACGATTTTTATGGAATATCTCGGGCGAATAATGTtcgatattttaataattttttaaattgctaCGGAATtatatcgattggcattaaaaaaatgaaCTATCGGAAGAAATGTTGTCGGATTGGTCACGATGTCAAACTTATTTGACGGTTTTTTCGGTCAAATATTGtttgattttggaatgatTTACTATcccaacatttttgttaagctgctgtttttgtttaatttagcGAGAGTGTTTTCTTGGCAATATGTTTATCGCTTTGTCGCATTTGGTCGCCTAATTGCAGCCCAGTGCGCGTTTTGGGGCTCTGACGACACAAAAGCGGAGCTGGCATATCTTATCAGACGAGCGCGAATGGTTAAAATTTATGcaccagttgttgttgttaccatTGTTCAGAGTGTTCAGAATGTTGGTTTTGGTCTTGGTGCCGCAGCTTGACTAAGCTCAGCTAGCGCCCGCATACACATAATTTCCGTTTTCCTTTGTAGCgcccacagcagcagcggcaaacaaacaagcggTAGTCGTACTTCATGTaatcaacattttaattgcggAAACGGaactcacacacgcactcacacacagtcgcacacacacacacacacacaatcgtGTGGCTAGCGAGCAGAAAGAGTGAGCGGGGCATATCTGTTacacattacgcatacgcaatgTGTGGCTGTTGCTTTGCGTTGCAGTCGTTCTTTGTCGCTGGCAATGCAGGTGTTGTATCTATAGATACATTTGGCATGGCGGGTAAGGGAGGTGGAGTTGTAAAAGGGGGGCTGCACACTCTGCATTAGTGAAAACATTTCTCGACGACAGCACGTCAGGAATTCATTACATCAAATATAAAGAAAGTTTTAGGCAATTTGCCAAAATCCGCTCACCAGCCAAAAGCAGaacgacaaaaaaatatatatatgcatgcagaaaaaaaaataggaaaagaaagagagaggtaTATTCCCTCGGCGCTGCAGCTGTAACGAGCTGATGCAGGTAGCCCGAAATCTACTTAGCAGATGGGGGCAACGTGAACGTAAACGAATTTGCGagcatgcagcagcagcaggtgagCTGAAACTCCAGAGCCAAAGCCACaggcacacagacacacacagctactacacatataaatacacctgtatataaatatatctgtatatatatatggatagaTTTATCTGTATAGTAGCTGGGCTGGCGAAACACTTGAGCGAAGACCGTTcgagagctgctgctgccttcgGTCCtattcgctttttttttacagctgccgcagcagaCATGATAAATTCTCTTTAGTATGCGGCATACATGAGTGATGATATTAACCAACAACAGGCCAGCCAAAAACGTGCTGGGAGCGACGGGTTGGGTGGCCCCAGCCAGGTACAGCCAAGTCAAGTTAGAGGGAAGGTGTCTCCTTGTGGCccttggacattatttgggCTGGGGCTGGGTCTCGTTTTCGTTGCGGTAATTGTGTGTGTAGTACCACAAAAAGTTGTTAGTGGGTTGACTGGTTTCGTTTCGGGCTCCGCTTGGGCCAAAGTGAAAACTTCTTGTTGACGGCATTTCGATAATCTGACATGCTTGCATGGTACTCAAAGAGCTGATCTTCAAATAAAAAGCCTAAAAACCGAAAACCTAGATACTTTTGTGCGAAACATTTAAAGTTCAgttttaattctttgaatattccacaaaacatatttttgttgcctgctgagaagtttattttttgttaagttttttgttcgcttttttttttgttgctgcaaatATTGAAGACTTTCAAACAGACTGAAGCATGAGTGGCGAAATGGATGCAGCTGAGGACAGCACGGAAGATATTGTGCCCACAGTGGAGGAACCTTTGGAGCTAAAAGAGATTATTCAGAATGATGAGCCAGTGGAGGAAGCTTTAGATGAGCCAATCGAGAAATTAAATGATCAAGCAGAGGAACCTTTGATTCAATATGTTGGCGAACCCTTGCGGGATCCAATGTTGGATCTGGCCGAGCAGTCTTCGATTCAAGATGAAGCTTTGCGAGATAAAGATCATTTGGATCACCTGGATCACTTGGACAACTTGGACAATCTAGCTGATGCTTATAGATCAGACTCTTTGAGTACAAACGCGAGCCTAACAAATACCGAGGAACACCAGGAAACAGCTTTAGACGGCCAAGAGCCAGTTAACACCAAGGCTGCCTTGAAGACGGAGAGAAAGAAGAAGGATAGGCCCGCCAGGTCCACAGATGCATCTCTCAACTCAAACGTTCAGTCGGGCTCTATTAAGTCTACCcgtcaatttaaattgaatgtcATCGGTACAGGTTCGAATACCAGTAAACAGAGTGGTGCCTCCATCAAGtcaaaggaaaagaaaaaagtaaaaggCTCTAAGGTCGTCACACACAGGACTTCCCAGGCTAATTCGCCTATTCCCACGTTGTTGAAAAGTGGAAATATTAGTGATGTGAGCATTTTATCAGTCCCCAGTTCTCAATCGGCTCGGTCTACGAGTCGCCGATCCTCCAGGGGCAGCCTGGGCCCACGTACGCCGCGAGCCCGTTCAATAATGCGGGACTCAAAACCTGTAACTTCCAAGGATTCGAACCCAAATCTAATTCGGAGTTCGCTGAGGAAGGCCAAAAAGAGACCAGAATCGAGGAGATCAGAATCGAAGAAATCGTTAggcaaattgaaaaagaaaCCAACTGAAAATATACTTCATTCGGATGAGGGTTCATTGTCAGAGCTGTCGGGCACGCTCAATTTGTCAGTTAGTCGAGATACGCAGGATGAAGTGGATATGATCCACAAGCGGAATAGCATGCTTGCACTGCTGAATGAAATTCCAGATATTGAACACCTATCAGAGGGAAGTTATTGCTCGTTATTCGGGCATAAACGGTCCGACTATGACGGACATTTTGTGCCCCCCACTTGGGATGGCGGTAGTGAAAGTTCCTCCTTGAAAAGCCCTGAGCCTAGCCTCAAACACCAAGAAACAGCATCTGCTGTAGAAAAAGTCGACGAGGAATCCAGCTCCGAGTTCGTTTCCTTCGACAGCCACTCGCTCCTGAATCTTGATAGTTTAAGTGACAGCGTTGATAGGTTTCCTGTCAGTGCGAATAAAGTGCGTGCAATAGATGAAGAGGTGGATGTCGCTAGAACCCTTAATTCAATTATCATTCGCAATAGTCATATAAATATGGTCGATTTCTATAATGAAAATCTTGAAAATCAGCGACGGGCAGCCTTGGAGGCATGCGAATATTTCCTGGATGAGATAATACAACGAGTTGTAGCCTACTCCGATCAGGAAGATGTGCATCTGCGGCGCGTGCTTGATAAGGATAAGCTGATCAGAGAGCTCATCCCGTTGATGAAACAATTTAGCGAAGAGCAATTGTTCAAGACCACGATGGAGCAGCGGGTCACCGATCATTTTGCGCGCAAGAAACAATTCGTATTTTTGAAAATACCCAAGACATTCGATGCCCTCAATTACCAGCGCCTAAAGAGCTCACTTGTCGAGCTTGACCGACTGCTCGAGGTTCATAATCAAACATTTGATCTGGCCCAAATGCAGTCGATCAAGTTGACAGAGGAACTTGAGAGCGCGCGTATTTACAGCGATCGAAAGGTCCAGGATTTTGAACAATTTGTGCGAACGACTCTCCTCAACGACAGATCTAATCATTTGGCAGGCGTCGTTAACGAAATCCTAAGTAACATGAGCAGCTTCCGGGATGAGTTATCCGAGCTGCGACTGGAGCTGCTTTACAACCAGCATCGCCTTGCCGAAATGCAGCTGGTAGGATTGTTCTTGTAGCCGGTAAGAGGGGCAGAGTTCAGCTCTCATTAACGTGTACTCATCGATAGAAATCCGAGGTCTTGGAGGATCTGGGCGATGGACTCAAGATGCAAGAGTATCTCTCCAAGCAGTCCGATGTCCTTGTGCTGGGCACCAAAATCGCAGGTATGTCTGAAAGCTTTTCCCAATTTAGCCCCTACAAAAAATGACCTGCAGAACGCGATGCTGAGCTAAATCGGCTGCTTGGGAAAATCAATTTTGATGTGCATGCGCTAGCGCATGTCAAGTGCAAGGAGCACATGTACCGTAAAGTTTACCTGGAAATGAAGCAGAAGCTGGAGGAATGCAAGCGATCGAGGCGCCACTATCGCGAACTCATCTACCAGAGTAAGCTGAAGCACAACCGATTTCTCAGGGAGCTGCACAAAATCCGTACCTCTGGCTCTCTGATGCACTATCCCAGCCTATTGGACGACTACGACAAGACTGTGGAGTTCTTGCAACTGAAGCGGGCCGCAGTTGAGAAACTTCGCTGTGAGCACAGACGCTTGACCCAACGCATCAGTACGAGAGAAACCAAATTGTCAAAGCAAAGAAGTACTATTCGATTGTCGGGCGCAACGAACCTACTCGGAGAACCTTTAATTGTCATAACTGGATTCAATGTTTCCCCAACAGCTTCTTAGAGACATTCTGTTAGCGCTCGTTCAAATGAGCCTTACTTATTATGTCGTTCACTTTTCCTCAGACAGGAAGATTTTTCCGTGTAGCCCTTCCTTTATTAAAAGACACTATCCAATCTTAGTTCCCCCCTTCCCATTTCTTCCCTGCTGTGCAGCAAATGTTTCCTTATAGTTTTTGGAGAACCGCAATTTCCTGGCATGGcgacttttcttttattaaaaGACAATCTCCTATGTAGATCCTCCCAACTCGTTTCTTCTCTGATGTTCAACAAATGTTTCCTTTCATTCTCTTCCACAATGGAttgctgttgatttttatGGAGAATTGCAATTTCCTGGCATGGCGCCTGTTCAATATCATAATAAGTGCCATTCTGCTAAATACATAATAACGATAGCATAAGCTGTCATAGCCATTGCGAACAGACTTCCTGttcctgtctctctctctctctctctctctttctctctcactctctctctccctctcttctCTCTGTagatgcatatatttttaggTATGTGGCTTCCAGCCAGGCAAGCGCACAGCGGGACATGGTGCTGCCTTCTGGCATATAGAAAAGTCATGTTTTGCATCTTTTGGCAGCTGCCATATATCTTAGTACGGGCCAAACAAGACTAACAAACATTTGGATACATAGTCAActaaaacgcacacacacatgccagGGCACACACTGGAACACACCTGCCTACACAGGTGGAAGAACATTGTCAGTGTATTAGTTCTGTGGCCAGCACTAACGACagctacaaaaacaacagaagGAGAAACAGAGAGGGAGGAAGGGAGAGAGTAGAAGCAGGCCTTCTTGGTGGCAGCTGCATGCAGATGAGCAGCAAGCAGGGAAAGTTCGGGATGTGGACGGCTCCTTGGTATTCACAATTCATGTTGCActtaaacaacaaaaccaacagcaaaagcaacaacagctgggAATGGGAACGGGAATGGGAAGCGGAACAAGATGTGGCGAAAACTAATAGCAGAgaaactggagctggagccacagccacagccacaggcGGAGCCACAGCCGAGTTAAAGGCAaaggtgctgctgctgatgctgccccTTAGACACCTGCTCTTCCCTCCAGccctcgcacacacatatccCCCAACCCTTGCCCGTTCTATTCTTGTctggtttttttattttgggacaccttcttttttctttgtttgccAACATTTGGGAGCTCACGTGTGTTTGGCACGCATGTTGCAAGCGCTTATCGGCATCGTCGCTGCGTTTAAGGATAAAAGgtagagggagagagggaggaGGGGGGGGTGGAAAGAAAGTGCCACTGACAGGCGGTCGACAGTCGATGGTCGAGATGGCTGAGGTACTTACTTCACTTGGCTGCTAAGACGAAATGCCGTTGGCAACGAGTAAATTCGATTTTGCACTTGAGCCGCTTGCAGCTCGCAGCTTGGAGCTTGGAGCTTGCAGCTAATGGAGCCAACGACCTGCCACATCAGCCAAATGGCCACGCCcaactctctttctctctcttaatACAGGCCCCAAACGTTTTTATGTGCCGGCCGACCAACTGGAAGAAATTGCTGCGAAAAAATGctgaaactaaaactaaagGCTAAAGGCTAAAGCTAATGTGCTTGATGGCAGCGAGGGCACTTCAGTTGCTTCTGAAAAATAATAggtgtatatttataaagatatttatatttttttattgggGTATGGTTGCATCATTTTctgctaaatattttaaatatgccgCCAGCGAGGGCAGTTCAGTTTCTTCTGCAGATTATTTGgcataatttttttgttcctAAACTAGTCTGACATTTACTTTTCATTACTTTTAAGCATATCCTTTTTTCTTTAACAAGTATGAAACACGCTATATACgtgatttaatttaattaagatGTTCTTAAACAATCTGGTTTTCACTAATTTTAATAGGTTTTAGAGATAGGGAACCTAACACCTATTTTTGCATGCGATCATGGTCTTTTTTACATGAGCTTTTCTGAAACAAATCTGCCGTGTAAAAGGTGTACATTCAATTCCAATTAATTTATCAGTCAGCTTTAGTTAATAATGCCATATTTAATGCCACTGTTCACCAAGAGTAAAGCGTCGATtgttttgtgaaatattttaaatatctgtCGACACTTGTTCAACTTGAAAGTGAACCCTCGTCCAGCTGTTGGGTGGGTCTTCGTTTTGGGTTTGAGGGGCGGCAAAGTAAAAGCAATTTCAGGTACTCAGGAAAGGACgacaaacaatttgcatatgcgATGCACGTGCGCATCTTCAATTTACAATTTGGATGCGGCTAAATACGTATCTAGGCGATAGATCTATAAACCAATTTCCGCAGCCCGAGCAAAAACACATCCGATTCGTCCTGGCTGTTGTGCTCGTTATCCTTGTCATCcttgttgtccttgttgttgttgttgttgttgctgttgttgctgttgtctcgCCGCGCTCAATTAACACTGTCCTATTTTGGCGCATTTCCTTTTCATGCCAGTTTGACGGTGACGTTGCATAAATGTTTCCGCCATTTTGCGAATTATTataacacacgcacacacacgcacacaaaggcTTACATGCGCTTTGATTAAGCAGCGCACAATTTgcttcattttaaatattttattaacaaatGGAACTATTTGGACGCATGCCGTCAAGAGGCACGCAGCAGGCGGCGCAACCAACTAGTCAACCAATCTTAAAACCAACCTGGCTACCAACCCAGCCCAACCTCACCATATCATACCATATCATACTCTATTCAACCGACAACCCACGAGGCAACCAGCTAGGACGTCATCCGTTCCCTGTACCCTCGCTGCATGCCACTTAAAGCGAGTCGCAGTTTCCtagttgtgtgcgtgtttgtgtccatgtgtgtgttGGAACATTTTGAGTAATAAACTCATTTCATATGCTGACTGCTTTTTCATTTCAAACTTTTTTTGCCAGTGTGTTTGGCTGTTGTGTTTCTTGTTAGCCAAGCCGAATCCGAACCCATTGTTGTCCGGGACCCCAAATGATATACGagttctctttctctcactctcctcgtctctctctctctctctctctagttTCTAGCTAactatttttgctgctgttttattGGGTTGTTTTTGCCGGCCGGCTGCCGTCTGCCTGCGGATTAGTTGCAAATTTTGCTCGGCTGcaccaaaaatattattaaatatgcataggTGAGCTGAACTGCAGCTCAGTTACCGTTAAATGTAGGTGAAACCGGCTGTCAAATGCCTGACACAACAATAATGAAATT is a window encoding:
- the LOC6635720 gene encoding cilia- and flagella-associated protein 184, yielding MSGEMDAAEDSTEDIVPTVEEPLELKEIIQNDEPVEEALDEPIEKLNDQAEEPLIQYVGEPLRDPMLDLAEQSSIQDEALRDKDHLDHLDHLDNLDNLADAYRSDSLSTNASLTNTEEHQETALDGQEPVNTKAALKTERKKKDRPARSTDASLNSNVQSGSIKSTRQFKLNVIGTGSNTSKQSGASIKSKEKKKVKGSKVVTHRTSQANSPIPTLLKSGNISDVSILSVPSSQSARSTSRRSSRGSLGPRTPRARSIMRDSKPVTSKDSNPNLIRSSLRKAKKRPESRRSESKKSLGKLKKKPTENILHSDEGSLSELSGTLNLSVSRDTQDEVDMIHKRNSMLALLNEIPDIEHLSEGSYCSLFGHKRSDYDGHFVPPTWDGGSESSSLKSPEPSLKHQETASAVEKVDEESSSEFVSFDSHSLLNLDSLSDSVDRFPVSANKVRAIDEEVDVARTLNSIIIRNSHINMVDFYNENLENQRRAALEACEYFLDEIIQRVVAYSDQEDVHLRRVLDKDKLIRELIPLMKQFSEEQLFKTTMEQRVTDHFARKKQFVFLKIPKTFDALNYQRLKSSLVELDRLLEVHNQTFDLAQMQSIKLTEELESARIYSDRKVQDFEQFVRTTLLNDRSNHLAGVVNEILSNMSSFRDELSELRLELLYNQHRLAEMQLKSEVLEDLGDGLKMQEYLSKQSDVLVLGTKIAERDAELNRLLGKINFDVHALAHVKCKEHMYRKVYLEMKQKLEECKRSRRHYRELIYQSKLKHNRFLRELHKIRTSGSLMHYPSLLDDYDKTVEFLQLKRAAVEKLRCEHRRLTQRISTRETKLSKQRSTIRLSGATNLLGEPLIVITGFNVSPTAS